A single Anopheles arabiensis isolate DONGOLA chromosome 2, AaraD3, whole genome shotgun sequence DNA region contains:
- the LOC120908865 gene encoding chymotrypsin inhibitor-like isoform X1 produces MKAATVLLAFAMLILAATSVHAAEKCGGDNEHYLTCGPVQEPTCDHPSVENDLIGCAQGCFCKPDYIRHAEGGLCVHINVCSY; encoded by the exons ATGAAGGCTGCAACTGTGCTGTTGGCATTCGCCATGCTTATCCTTGCCGCGACGAGTGTTCACGCTG CAGAGAAATGTGGTGGTGACAACGAGCACTACCTCACGTGTGGTCCTGTGCAAGAACCGACCTGTGACCATCCGTCGGTAGAGAACGATCTCATTGGCTGTGCACAAGGGTGCTTCTGTAAGCCGGACTACATTCGACATGCAGAAGGCGGACTATGTGTACACATAAATGTCTGCTCATATTAG
- the LOC120908865 gene encoding chymotrypsin inhibitor-like isoform X2, whose translation MKAATVLLAFAMLILAATSVHAEKCGGDNEHYLTCGPVQEPTCDHPSVENDLIGCAQGCFCKPDYIRHAEGGLCVHINVCSY comes from the exons ATGAAGGCTGCAACTGTGCTGTTGGCATTCGCCATGCTTATCCTTGCCGCGACGAGTGTTCACGCTG AGAAATGTGGTGGTGACAACGAGCACTACCTCACGTGTGGTCCTGTGCAAGAACCGACCTGTGACCATCCGTCGGTAGAGAACGATCTCATTGGCTGTGCACAAGGGTGCTTCTGTAAGCCGGACTACATTCGACATGCAGAAGGCGGACTATGTGTACACATAAATGTCTGCTCATATTAG